The following are from one region of the Variovorax sp. V213 genome:
- a CDS encoding DNA ligase, which produces MLTRRSLLLAGLGALAARTAVAREPAPALMLAEVYRPGMPLADYWVSEKFDGVRGYWDGQQLWTRGGEPVVAPAWFTAKLPKQPLDGELWAGRGQFAHAVSTVRSQTPNDAAWHSMRFMVFDLPSQGGDFTARLAALRKLLPITDAPWIVPVPQERATTHPELQALLDKTVKMGGEGLMLHRGGSLYRAERNSDLLKVKLHDDAEARVVGHVPGKGRHGGRLGALLVETPEGKRFKLGTGLTDAERENPPAIGSWVTYRFNGTNPGGLPRFARFMRERIDLPS; this is translated from the coding sequence GTGCTGACCCGACGTTCCCTCTTGCTTGCCGGGCTCGGTGCGCTGGCGGCCCGCACGGCCGTCGCGCGCGAGCCCGCACCGGCACTGATGCTGGCCGAGGTCTACCGCCCGGGCATGCCGCTGGCGGACTACTGGGTCAGCGAAAAATTCGATGGGGTGCGCGGCTACTGGGACGGCCAGCAGCTCTGGACGCGTGGCGGCGAGCCGGTGGTGGCGCCCGCCTGGTTCACGGCAAAGTTGCCGAAGCAGCCGCTCGATGGCGAGCTGTGGGCCGGCCGGGGCCAGTTTGCCCACGCCGTTTCCACCGTGCGAAGCCAGACGCCCAACGACGCCGCCTGGCACAGCATGCGGTTCATGGTGTTCGACCTGCCGTCCCAGGGCGGCGACTTCACGGCGCGGCTCGCTGCCCTGCGCAAACTGCTGCCGATCACCGACGCGCCGTGGATCGTGCCCGTGCCGCAAGAGCGCGCCACCACGCATCCCGAGTTGCAGGCGCTGCTCGACAAGACCGTGAAGATGGGCGGCGAAGGCCTGATGCTGCACCGGGGCGGCTCGCTCTATCGTGCCGAGCGCAACAGCGACCTGCTCAAGGTCAAGCTCCACGACGACGCCGAAGCCCGGGTGGTCGGGCACGTTCCGGGCAAGGGCCGGCACGGTGGCCGGCTGGGTGCGCTGCTGGTCGAAACGCCCGAGGGCAAGCGCTTCAAGCTCGGCACCGGCCTCACCGACGCCGAGCGCGAGAACCCGCCCGCCATCGGCAGCTGGGTGACCTACCGCTTCAACGGCACCAACCCTGGCGGCCTGCCGAGGTTTGCCCGCTTCATGCGGGAACGCATCGACCTGCCCTCCTGA
- the fabI gene encoding enoyl-ACP reductase FabI produces the protein MGFLSGKKLLITGVLSNRSIAYGIAKACHEQGAELAFSYVGERFKDRITEFAADFDSKLIFDCDVGDDAQIDKLFADLAQTWPKFDGFVHSIGFAPREAIAGDFLEGLSREGFRIAHDISAYSFPAMAKAALPYLNDKAALLTLTYLGAERALPNYNTMGLAKASLEASVRYTAASLGPRGMRVNGISAGPIKTLAASGIKGFGKMLSAVAEASPIRRNVTIEEVGNVAAFLLSDLASGVSAEITYVDGGFSNVVAGMGE, from the coding sequence ATGGGCTTTCTTTCCGGCAAAAAACTGTTGATCACCGGCGTGTTGAGCAATCGCTCCATTGCCTATGGCATTGCCAAGGCGTGTCACGAACAAGGCGCCGAGCTTGCTTTCAGCTACGTCGGCGAGCGATTCAAGGACCGTATCACCGAATTCGCCGCAGACTTCGACTCCAAGCTCATTTTCGACTGCGACGTGGGCGACGATGCGCAGATCGACAAGCTCTTTGCCGATCTGGCGCAGACCTGGCCCAAGTTCGACGGCTTCGTCCACAGCATCGGGTTCGCGCCGCGCGAGGCCATTGCGGGCGACTTCCTCGAAGGGCTGTCGCGCGAGGGCTTCAGGATTGCGCACGACATCAGTGCCTACAGCTTCCCGGCCATGGCCAAGGCCGCCCTGCCCTACCTCAACGACAAGGCCGCGCTGCTGACGCTGACCTACCTCGGCGCCGAACGCGCACTGCCCAACTACAACACCATGGGCCTTGCCAAGGCGTCGCTCGAGGCTTCGGTGCGCTATACCGCGGCGTCGCTCGGTCCCAGGGGCATGCGCGTCAACGGCATCAGCGCCGGGCCGATCAAGACGCTGGCGGCCAGCGGCATCAAGGGCTTCGGCAAGATGCTGTCCGCCGTGGCCGAGGCCTCGCCGATCCGCCGCAACGTGACCATCGAGGAAGTCGGCAACGTGGCCGCCTTTCTGCTGAGCGACCTCGCCAGCGGCGTGAGCGCCGAGATCACCTACGTGGATGGCGGCTTCAGCAACGTCGTCGCGGGAATGGGCGAATAA
- a CDS encoding extracellular solute-binding protein: protein MRAWLLFLLMLWAAPSWAAHAYAQFGDVKYPPGFTHFSYVNPNAPKGGEIRMVPPTRPTNFDKFNPFTLKGTAPYGLGVLMFESLLTGNSEEPTTAYGLLAEDVEVAADKRSAIFRIRPQARFNDGSPVLAADVVHSFTTLTGPLAAPQFRTIYAEVKGVKAIGDRTVRFDFASPNPELPLVVGGMAVFSRAWGAGKPFDQVTTEVPIGSGPYKIANPRMGRDITYARNPAYWGAELPVRKGFFNFDRVTFKIYLDDTSRFEGLKAGEFDFMREFTSRNWARQYTGKQFASGELVKRAFENQNPGDFQGYVFNVRNPKFKDIRVRQAIGLAFDFEWLNKQLFYGLYKRVQGYYPNSEFHAEGLPKPDELALLEPLRDKLRPEVFGPAAISPSTAPPGSLRENLRKARTLLAEAGWTYRDGALRNDRGEVFTIEFLNDQPSLIRVVTPLQTALLKLGIQMSFRTVDFSLAQQRMDNFEFEMTSLRLPGSTAPGGELLELFGSKAAATHGSQNIWGIADPAVDALLQKVVGATTRPELGAAMRSLDRVLSHGYYSVPQYYGDAFLIGYRPRPFVLPDAIPPYYQADTWAMSTWWASPSNK from the coding sequence ATGCGGGCTTGGCTGCTTTTTCTCTTGATGCTCTGGGCGGCTCCTTCATGGGCCGCCCATGCCTATGCGCAATTCGGCGATGTCAAGTATCCGCCCGGCTTCACCCATTTCAGCTACGTGAATCCGAATGCGCCCAAGGGCGGAGAGATCCGGATGGTGCCGCCGACGCGGCCCACCAACTTCGACAAGTTCAACCCGTTCACCCTCAAGGGCACGGCGCCCTATGGCCTGGGCGTGCTGATGTTCGAGAGCCTGCTCACAGGCAATTCGGAGGAGCCGACCACGGCCTATGGCCTTTTGGCGGAAGACGTCGAGGTGGCGGCCGACAAGCGCTCGGCCATCTTCCGCATCCGCCCGCAGGCGCGCTTCAACGACGGATCGCCGGTGCTGGCGGCCGACGTCGTGCATTCGTTCACCACGCTTACGGGGCCCTTGGCGGCGCCGCAGTTCCGCACCATCTATGCCGAAGTGAAGGGCGTCAAGGCCATCGGCGATCGCACGGTGCGTTTCGACTTCGCCAGCCCCAATCCCGAACTGCCGCTGGTGGTGGGCGGGATGGCGGTGTTCAGCCGCGCCTGGGGTGCCGGCAAGCCCTTCGACCAGGTCACGACCGAGGTGCCGATCGGCTCGGGCCCCTACAAGATCGCGAACCCGCGCATGGGCCGCGACATCACCTACGCGCGCAACCCGGCCTACTGGGGTGCCGAGCTCCCGGTGCGCAAGGGATTCTTCAACTTCGACCGCGTCACCTTCAAGATCTACCTGGACGACACCTCGCGCTTCGAAGGGCTGAAGGCGGGCGAGTTCGACTTCATGCGCGAGTTCACCTCGCGCAACTGGGCGCGCCAGTACACGGGCAAGCAGTTCGCGTCCGGCGAACTCGTGAAGCGCGCCTTCGAAAACCAGAATCCGGGCGATTTCCAGGGCTATGTGTTCAATGTCCGCAACCCGAAGTTCAAGGACATCCGGGTGCGCCAGGCCATCGGCCTCGCGTTTGACTTCGAATGGCTCAACAAGCAGCTCTTCTACGGCCTGTACAAGCGGGTCCAGGGCTATTACCCGAACAGCGAGTTTCATGCGGAAGGACTTCCCAAGCCGGACGAGCTGGCGCTGCTCGAACCGTTGCGCGACAAGCTGCGGCCCGAGGTCTTCGGCCCGGCCGCGATCTCGCCGAGCACGGCGCCGCCGGGCAGCCTGCGCGAGAACTTGCGCAAGGCCCGCACGCTGCTGGCCGAGGCGGGCTGGACCTACCGCGACGGCGCCCTGCGCAACGACAGGGGCGAGGTCTTCACCATCGAGTTCCTGAACGACCAGCCGTCGCTGATCCGCGTCGTGACACCGCTGCAGACCGCCTTGCTGAAGCTCGGCATCCAGATGAGCTTTCGCACGGTGGACTTCTCGCTCGCGCAGCAGCGCATGGACAATTTCGAATTCGAGATGACTTCCTTGCGGCTGCCCGGCAGCACGGCGCCGGGCGGCGAACTGCTGGAGCTGTTCGGCTCCAAGGCGGCCGCCACGCACGGCTCGCAGAACATCTGGGGCATTGCCGACCCCGCGGTCGATGCGCTGCTGCAGAAGGTGGTCGGCGCCACCACCCGGCCCGAACTGGGCGCCGCAATGCGCTCACTCGACCGCGTGCTGTCGCACGGCTACTACTCGGTGCCGCAGTACTACGGCGACGCCTTCCTCATTGGCTATCGGCCGCGGCCCTTCGTGTTGCCGGATGCCATTCCTCCGTACTACCAGGCCGACACGTGGGCGATGAGCACCTGGTGGGCGTCGCCCTCGAACAAATAG
- a CDS encoding microcin C ABC transporter permease YejB, protein MASYILKRLLLMVPTLLGVLLLTFVVIQFVPGGPVEQMVSQLQGRDSGGERAASSGAGYRGRQGLAPERIAEIKALYGFDKPAHERFWQMLKSFAKLDLGQSFYQRKAVWDLVKEKLPVSISLGLWTFFISYLIAVPLGVAKAVRAGSRFDFVTTLIVLVGYAIPGFVLGVALLVIFGGQLQWFPLRGLTSPNWETLGWGAKIVDYLWHIALPVTAMVLGSFAVTAMLTKNSFLEEIRKQYVLTARAKGLAERQVLWKHVFRNALIPIITGFPAAFIGAFFTGSLLIETLFSLDGLGLLSYESVIRRDYPVVLGTLYLFTLIGLLTKLISDLCYVWVDPRVKFD, encoded by the coding sequence ATGGCCAGCTACATCCTCAAACGCCTGCTCCTGATGGTGCCCACGCTGCTCGGCGTGCTGCTGCTGACCTTCGTGGTCATCCAGTTCGTGCCGGGCGGGCCGGTCGAGCAGATGGTGTCCCAGTTGCAGGGGCGCGATTCGGGAGGCGAGCGTGCCGCAAGCAGCGGCGCCGGCTATCGGGGGCGGCAGGGACTGGCTCCGGAACGCATTGCGGAGATCAAGGCGCTTTACGGCTTCGACAAGCCGGCGCACGAGCGCTTCTGGCAGATGCTCAAGTCTTTCGCGAAGCTCGACTTGGGCCAGAGCTTCTACCAGCGCAAGGCGGTGTGGGACCTGGTCAAGGAAAAATTGCCGGTTTCGATCAGCCTGGGCCTCTGGACCTTCTTCATCAGCTACCTGATCGCGGTGCCGCTTGGCGTGGCGAAGGCCGTGCGCGCGGGTTCTCGTTTCGACTTCGTGACCACGCTCATCGTGCTGGTCGGCTATGCGATTCCCGGCTTTGTGCTGGGGGTGGCGCTGCTCGTGATCTTCGGCGGCCAGCTGCAGTGGTTTCCGCTGCGCGGGCTGACCTCGCCCAATTGGGAAACGCTCGGCTGGGGCGCGAAGATCGTGGACTATCTCTGGCACATTGCGCTGCCCGTGACCGCGATGGTGCTCGGCAGCTTCGCCGTGACGGCCATGCTCACGAAGAATTCATTCCTGGAGGAAATCCGCAAGCAATATGTGCTGACTGCGCGCGCCAAGGGGTTGGCCGAGCGGCAAGTGCTCTGGAAACATGTCTTCCGCAACGCCCTGATCCCGATCATCACGGGATTTCCGGCGGCCTTCATCGGCGCCTTCTTCACGGGCTCGCTGCTGATCGAGACACTGTTCTCTCTCGACGGGTTGGGCCTCTTGAGCTACGAAAGCGTGATCCGGCGCGACTATCCCGTGGTGCTGGGCACGCTGTATCTGTTCACGCTGATCGGCCTCTTGACCAAGCTCATTTCCGACCTCTGCTATGTCTGGGTCGACCCGAGGGTGAAATTTGACTGA
- a CDS encoding ABC transporter permease: MTDAPPVSLSPGRRAWRRFRRNPLGFWSLVVFTVLVVLSLFAEVLSTDKPLVVHYEGQTYFPVLRDYAEKTFGGDFETPADYLDPFIRERITAGKNWAIYAPNTYGPQTLNYFAKLPNPSAPSRDNFFGTDDRGRDLLAQLIYGFRVSVLFALALTVIGVVLGIVTGAVQGFFGGKTDLAFQRFIEIWGSMPELYLLIIFSAIFSPSVALLLILLSLFGWMGLSDYVRAEFLRNRQMDYVRAARALGVGNLQIMWRHILPNSMVPVVTFLPFRMSAAILALTSLDFLGLGVPPGTPSLGELLSQGKANIDAWWISLSTFGVLVVTLMLLTFMGDALRDALDPRKADK; the protein is encoded by the coding sequence TTGACTGACGCACCGCCCGTTTCGCTGAGCCCTGGGCGCCGCGCCTGGCGCCGCTTCCGCCGGAATCCGCTCGGGTTCTGGAGCCTCGTCGTCTTCACGGTGCTTGTGGTCCTCAGCCTCTTCGCGGAGGTGTTGTCGACGGACAAGCCGCTCGTCGTGCACTACGAGGGGCAAACCTACTTCCCCGTGCTGCGCGACTACGCCGAAAAGACCTTTGGCGGCGACTTCGAGACGCCGGCCGACTACCTCGACCCGTTCATCCGCGAGCGGATCACTGCGGGGAAGAACTGGGCAATCTATGCGCCGAACACCTATGGTCCGCAGACGCTCAACTACTTTGCCAAGTTGCCGAATCCATCGGCCCCGTCGCGCGACAACTTTTTTGGCACCGACGACCGCGGCCGCGACCTGCTGGCGCAACTGATCTACGGTTTTCGCGTGAGCGTGCTGTTCGCACTGGCGCTGACGGTCATCGGCGTGGTGCTGGGCATCGTGACGGGTGCTGTCCAGGGCTTCTTCGGCGGCAAGACCGACCTGGCCTTCCAGCGTTTCATCGAGATCTGGGGTTCCATGCCCGAGCTCTATCTGCTGATCATCTTCAGTGCGATCTTCTCGCCCAGCGTGGCGTTGCTGCTCATCCTGCTGAGCCTTTTCGGATGGATGGGCCTGTCGGACTACGTGCGCGCCGAATTCCTGCGCAACCGCCAGATGGACTACGTGCGCGCCGCACGCGCACTGGGCGTCGGAAACCTGCAGATCATGTGGCGCCACATCCTGCCCAACAGCATGGTGCCGGTCGTCACCTTCCTGCCATTCCGGATGAGCGCGGCCATCCTGGCGCTCACTTCGCTGGACTTCCTGGGCCTTGGCGTGCCGCCGGGCACGCCGTCGCTCGGCGAACTGCTGAGCCAGGGCAAGGCCAACATCGATGCCTGGTGGATCTCGTTGTCGACCTTCGGCGTGCTGGTCGTGACGCTGATGCTCCTGACCTTCATGGGCGACGCGCTGCGCGATGCGCTCGATCCGCGGAAGGCCGACAAGTGA
- a CDS encoding ABC transporter ATP-binding protein, which translates to MTTSHQPLLDVKGLRVAFGGKEVVHGIDFRIAAGEKLALVGESGSGKTVTALSLLRLAQNADIAGVAKLFDAQGASNGLDLLSIPERELRGIRGKEIAMIFQEPMTALNALYSVGDQIAEVLELHEGLSARAAQAAAVQLLADTGIPEPERRARAFPHQLSGGQRQRAMIAMALACKPRLLLADEPTTALDVTVRAQILDLLADLQRKHGMAVLLITHDLNLVRRFADRIAVMENGHIVEQGAVAAVFEAPQHAYTRKLIDSHPERNVTVVAGGGDARPVLEATGLRVSYPVSRPGVAGWFRKGEFIAVQNADFRIAPGETLGVVGESGSGKSTLALAALGLLKYRGTLKVDGKGWAVDRASDLALRRVMQVVFQDPFSSLSPRMTVEQIVGEGLRVHAPELGTEQRRARALAALADVGLSEAQFPSLLDRYPHEFSGGQRQRLAIARALIVDPQLLVLDEPTSALDVTIQKQVLGLLQRLQRERGLSYLLITHDVEVIRAMAHQVIVMKDGAILEAGLVERVLDAPEHPYTRKLVAAALLE; encoded by the coding sequence ATGACGACCTCTCATCAGCCGCTGCTGGACGTCAAGGGCCTGCGCGTCGCTTTTGGCGGCAAGGAAGTGGTGCATGGCATCGACTTCCGCATCGCCGCCGGCGAGAAGCTCGCCCTGGTCGGCGAGTCGGGCTCGGGCAAGACCGTCACGGCGCTGTCGCTGCTGCGCCTGGCGCAGAACGCCGACATCGCCGGCGTCGCGAAGCTGTTCGACGCTCAGGGGGCTTCGAACGGTCTCGACCTGCTGTCGATCCCGGAGCGGGAGTTGCGCGGCATTCGCGGCAAGGAGATCGCGATGATCTTCCAGGAGCCCATGACCGCCCTCAACGCGCTCTACAGCGTGGGCGACCAGATTGCCGAGGTGCTCGAGCTGCACGAGGGGCTCTCGGCGCGGGCGGCGCAGGCGGCCGCCGTGCAGTTGCTTGCCGACACCGGCATTCCCGAACCGGAACGGCGGGCGAGGGCGTTTCCGCACCAACTCTCGGGCGGCCAGCGCCAGCGCGCCATGATTGCCATGGCGCTGGCCTGCAAGCCCCGCCTGCTGCTGGCCGACGAGCCGACCACCGCGCTGGACGTGACGGTGCGCGCGCAGATCCTCGATCTGCTGGCCGATCTGCAGCGCAAGCATGGCATGGCCGTGCTGCTGATCACCCATGACCTGAACCTGGTGCGCCGCTTCGCCGACCGGATCGCCGTGATGGAAAACGGCCACATCGTCGAGCAGGGCGCGGTGGCAGCGGTGTTCGAAGCGCCGCAGCATGCCTACACCCGCAAGTTGATCGACAGCCACCCCGAGCGCAACGTCACTGTCGTGGCCGGGGGGGGCGATGCACGGCCGGTGCTCGAGGCCACGGGTCTGCGTGTGAGCTATCCGGTGTCCCGGCCCGGCGTTGCCGGCTGGTTCCGAAAGGGCGAATTCATCGCGGTGCAAAACGCCGATTTCCGCATCGCACCGGGCGAAACACTGGGCGTCGTCGGCGAATCCGGATCGGGCAAGTCGACGCTGGCGCTGGCCGCGCTCGGGCTGCTGAAGTACCGCGGCACGTTGAAGGTGGACGGCAAGGGCTGGGCAGTCGACCGGGCCTCCGACCTGGCCCTGCGCCGGGTCATGCAGGTGGTTTTCCAGGACCCGTTTTCTTCGCTCTCGCCGCGCATGACGGTCGAGCAGATCGTGGGCGAGGGGCTGCGCGTGCATGCGCCCGAGCTCGGCACCGAGCAACGCCGGGCGCGGGCCCTGGCGGCGCTGGCCGACGTGGGACTGAGCGAGGCGCAGTTTCCGTCGCTGCTCGACCGCTACCCGCACGAGTTTTCGGGTGGGCAGCGCCAGCGGCTCGCGATTGCGCGCGCGCTCATCGTCGATCCGCAACTGCTGGTGCTCGACGAGCCCACCAGCGCGCTCGATGTGACGATCCAGAAGCAGGTGCTGGGGTTGCTGCAGCGCCTGCAGCGCGAGCGGGGCCTGAGCTATCTGCTCATCACCCATGACGTCGAAGTGATTCGCGCCATGGCGCACCAGGTCATCGTGATGAAGGATGGCGCCATCCTCGAAGCCGGCCTCGTCGAGCGTGTGCTCGATGCGCCGGAGCACCCCTACACAAGAAAACTGGTGGCGGCTGCGCTTCTGGAATAG
- a CDS encoding YbfB/YjiJ family MFS transporter codes for MSRIGQGRRGAWRAALACMVTLAVAMGLGRFAFTPMLPIMLHEGKLQLEAGGVLASLNYLGYFLGAVSCAAIGIKAKTMVRGGLAATAVLLVGMGVLHSSTSWGILRAAAGVMSAWVFVFASGWGLRRLAETNSPALAGVIYTGPGIGIAMTGLLGGALGRWGSETGWIGLGLLAVVLVAAIWRVFDDGELTASAGPAAAPAAAAGTPVSASARSDAVWLVALYGLAGFGYIITATFLPVIARQALPGSPWPDFFWPLFGLAIIPGALIGARAPLHWDNRLLLAAAYALQALGVLLSVAWPTIAGFALGSLLLGMPFTAITLFAMRDARRLRGNAAAGLIGYATASYGVGQIIGPLFAAPLAQRTGSFQLPLLVAAAALALGAALFAVVWSKSRRNTPA; via the coding sequence ATGTCGCGAATCGGACAAGGCCGGCGCGGGGCCTGGCGCGCGGCGCTGGCCTGCATGGTCACTTTGGCTGTGGCCATGGGGCTGGGGCGTTTTGCCTTCACGCCCATGCTGCCGATCATGCTGCATGAAGGAAAGCTCCAGCTCGAGGCGGGAGGCGTGCTGGCGTCGCTGAACTACCTGGGCTACTTTCTGGGCGCGGTCAGTTGCGCGGCCATCGGAATCAAGGCCAAGACGATGGTGCGCGGCGGGCTGGCTGCAACGGCCGTGCTGCTGGTCGGCATGGGTGTGCTGCACAGCTCCACGAGCTGGGGCATCTTGCGCGCGGCAGCCGGCGTGATGAGTGCCTGGGTCTTCGTTTTCGCGTCGGGATGGGGCCTGCGCCGGTTGGCCGAAACCAATTCCCCGGCGCTGGCCGGGGTCATCTACACGGGGCCCGGCATCGGCATTGCCATGACCGGCCTGCTTGGCGGCGCACTGGGGCGGTGGGGTTCGGAAACAGGGTGGATCGGCCTCGGCTTGCTGGCGGTGGTGCTAGTGGCGGCGATCTGGCGGGTGTTCGACGACGGCGAGCTGACCGCGTCGGCCGGCCCTGCAGCCGCACCTGCGGCCGCGGCCGGTACGCCGGTTTCGGCCTCGGCGCGCAGCGACGCGGTCTGGCTGGTCGCGCTCTACGGCCTGGCCGGTTTCGGCTACATCATCACGGCGACCTTCCTGCCCGTGATCGCCCGCCAGGCGCTGCCGGGCTCGCCCTGGCCCGACTTCTTCTGGCCGCTTTTCGGGCTGGCGATCATTCCGGGTGCGCTGATCGGCGCCCGCGCGCCTCTCCATTGGGACAACCGGCTGCTGCTGGCGGCGGCGTATGCGCTGCAGGCGCTGGGCGTACTGCTGTCGGTGGCGTGGCCCACGATTGCCGGCTTTGCGCTTGGCAGCCTGCTGCTCGGCATGCCGTTCACGGCCATCACTCTTTTTGCGATGCGGGATGCGCGCCGGCTGCGGGGCAATGCCGCCGCCGGGCTGATCGGCTATGCCACGGCTTCCTACGGTGTCGGGCAGATCATCGGGCCGCTTTTTGCCGCGCCGCTGGCCCAGCGAACCGGTTCGTTCCAGTTGCCGCTGCTGGTGGCGGCTGCGGCCCTGGCGCTCGGGGCCGCGCTGTTTGCGGTGGTGTGGTCGAAATCTCGCCGCAATACGCCCGCCTGA
- the rimP gene encoding ribosome maturation factor RimP translates to MALQQTVEQTVAGLGYDLVEIERSAGGLLRVTIDLPWTAPTSEAVAAGIPEPFVTVEDCEKVTRQLQFALEVDGVDYKRLEVSSPGIDRPLRNEQDFERFVGEVIDITLKAPMGAAAAGQVSANRKKFRGTLERVETAEGADAGPGWQIVWSDAPEPKPGQKVSKKRAPAKLHALGFVLDELRDARLAPIVDFKGRRARTQPGFSDIDDGTNVPD, encoded by the coding sequence GTGGCATTGCAGCAGACAGTGGAACAAACCGTGGCCGGACTCGGCTACGACCTGGTCGAGATCGAAAGATCGGCCGGGGGATTGCTGCGCGTCACGATTGATTTGCCCTGGACAGCCCCCACCTCGGAAGCTGTGGCAGCGGGAATTCCCGAGCCCTTCGTGACCGTCGAGGATTGCGAAAAGGTCACGCGGCAATTGCAGTTTGCGCTCGAGGTCGATGGCGTCGATTACAAGCGGCTCGAGGTTTCCTCGCCGGGTATTGACCGTCCGCTTCGCAATGAGCAGGATTTCGAGCGTTTCGTCGGTGAGGTGATCGACATCACGCTCAAGGCGCCGATGGGGGCCGCGGCGGCGGGGCAGGTGTCTGCCAACCGCAAGAAATTTCGCGGCACGCTGGAGCGTGTTGAAACAGCGGAAGGGGCCGACGCAGGCCCGGGCTGGCAAATCGTCTGGAGCGATGCGCCTGAGCCCAAACCGGGTCAAAAAGTGAGCAAGAAGCGCGCGCCTGCAAAGTTGCATGCGCTCGGCTTCGTGCTGGACGAGCTGCGCGATGCGCGGCTCGCGCCAATTGTGGATTTCAAGGGCCGCAGGGCCAGAACCCAACCGGGTTTTTCGGATATTGACGACGGAACGAATGTTCCGGACTGA